A region of the Longimicrobium sp. genome:
TACGTGACGCGCGCTACGCCTTCGATCATTTCCAGCGCGAACTCCGCCGAGGTAAAGGGGCCGTCGTAGACCCCGGCGCTTTTGAGCCCCGCCTGCACGGCGCCGGCGAGATCGCCGATGCGCAGTACCGAGGCCTCCGCGGTCCGGGTATAATCCGCGATCTTCAGGGGCGGCGCGGTCGCGGCGGGCACCGGCGAGCCCGGCTGGTCGTCGCCCACCTGGGTCACGTAGCGGAACGACTTGGTGAACTTCGAGGGGTCCGGATCGTCGACGTCTTGGTCCACCCCGAAGTGCAGGGCCTCGGGATGCTCGTTGAGCACCAGCTTCGCGACCACCCCGTCGAAGATCCCCAGCAGCACTCCGGGCCCCACCTGCTCCAGGCGCAGGATGGAAAGCTCGGTTCCCGAGGCGTCGAAACCATGCACTTCCATGCCGGGCCAGCCTGTCACCACCTGGGAGCGCAGCAGAAATCCGGTGGGATCGGCGACGGGGGTGATGGATCCATCGGTGGAGGGAGCGGGCGTGTCGGCCCCAAGGGATGCCGAGGCGGGCTCGGCGACGGGATTGGACGCGGCGGCGTTCGGTGCCGGCATGTTGAGCAGGCCCGGCCGGATGGCGCGGGCACCGGCATGGGAGCCCTGGCGCAGGAGCGGCGCAAAGGCCTGGCTCAGGGCTGCATCCCCGGAGGTGGAATTCCCCAGGCTGAGCGCGCCTTCCAGGAGACTGTCCACCCAGGCGCTGTCCATGTAGAAGAAGCGGAGCGACTCCGAAGGCAGCATGCGCTCATCGGGAACCAGGTAATTGAAGGGGATGCCGTAGAGCAGCCGCAGGCGGGCGAGGAATCCCGCCACCGCGCCGGGCAGGCTGGGGACGTCGGCGTCGGCAAGGCGGGCCTGGATGGCGGCGGGATCGACGAGCACCCGGCGGACGGCGGCGGCGCGGTCGGGGCGCGTGATGCTGCGGGGGGCCTGGACCGCGGCGGATTTGGCGGCGATCGCGGTGGCGGACGCTCCGGAAACGGCCTGGGCACCATTCATGTAGCCGGACAGCGACTGCTGCAGCAGCGAGATCATGTCCGCATAGGGGAGGTCCAGGAATTCCTCCTCGACGCTCAGGATCACCGCCTGGGTGGTCGCGCGCTTCCAAGCGTAGAGCGACGAGGAATAGGCGCTGGATTGCAGCCCAAGCAGGCGCCCCAGTTGCCAGGCGGCGGAATACGACACGTCGAACATGCCCGCGTCGGGGTTGTAGCGGGTGAATTGATCGGCGACGTTGCCGGGGAAGGGGATGGTCGTTTCGAGGTTGAACGGGACGAAGGGCCCGTGGAACCAGGACACGGTATGATCGCCCAGGCGGGTGGTATGGTCGAAGGCGGCCAGGCCCATCTTGAAGGCGTTGGACACCGCGGCATCGCCGGCCGCCCCCGTGCTCTGGAAAGGCGCCTGCAGAACCGCCGTGGTGAAGACGCCCCCGGGCCTGTTCACCTTGAGCAGAAGGCCCGCGAAGGTGTATTCCTGCGATACCGCCGAATAGGTCCAGCTTTTCAGGCTCACCACGCGTACCATCGTGGTATCCGCGTCGCCGCTCCTGGCGGGAAGGTTGGACTCGCTCGCCGGCCCGGGCAGCACCGGCCCGAATTGCTCCAGGCAGACCAGGTGCGCGATCGAGCGCTTTCCCGGCAAGGCGAAGCGGTTGCCGATCACCTCGGCCACCTGCCCCACGGGATCGAGGTCCGCAGACGTTTGCCGCAGCTTGCGCACGTAGGTTTCGGACTTGTTGAACAACTGGATTTCCCGCACCTGGGCCAGCCAGCCAAGGTCATCGGCGGTGGGCATCGCCTCGTTGAACAAAGCGGCCGGGATGTCGATGAACATGCATTGGTCGTCCCAGGTTTCCCCGTAATCCAGGTCGGGGGTCTGGGTTCCCGGCCTGGAGGGGAAGGGCGGGAAGTAGGTGCCCGGCGGAAGCTTGCCATCGCGTCCCTTCTCCCCGGGATCGGTTTTCTGCGAGGCCGGAAGCAGGTCGAGCAGGGTTCCTTCCCGGGCGGGGGGCGGTGGATCGCCCTCATCGAAAAGGACGACCCCGAGCCAGGGGGGATCGTTGACCGCGATCTCCTTGTCCAGGCTGCGCTCCCAGGGCAGGGTGGGCCGCGACAGGACCGCATGGGGCAGCACGTTTGAGAATTCCCCCAGGCTGAACGGCGGCGGGAACATGGAAACGAGGTCGCCGGGAACGAGGGAGAACCGCGGGCCCGAAACCGTGAAGCGGCTCTCGTAAGGGTAGATGGTGGCGGGGATCGAACCGTCGGTCGATGCCACGGCCTGGTTCGCCGTCAGGGAATAGTTCCCGTCCTGGAGGCCGGGCTGCGCGTATTGATAGAAGCTGACTTTCTTTGGCATGGCAGGATCCTGGGCGAGGCTGTCCGGAGACGCGACGAGAAACGGTTCGAAGGCAGCCGAGGGGACGGGGGAATCTTCCGGATGGGATATCGCGGCGCCCGAATCTACCGCATGGCCCCGCCCATCCCGGAACAGGTCGTGACCCCTGGCGGCAAGGAACCGTTTTTGGACCGTTCCATCCAGGACGGGCACAACGTATGGCAATCCCTCGAGGGGCAGGCAGTCGGATCCATCCAGGGGCACGGCCCGTATGTGGCCCGGACCTGGTCCGCCGGTTGGCTCGCCGCGAAGCCGTTTTGATCCTCGATCGCTGGGGCGCGGCGGAGGGCGTGCGGAACTACGAGGAAGTGGGAACCGAAGAGCAAGCCCGGCAGGAGATGGTGCTGGAGGTCAGGGCGGTGAACGAGAGGGCTGAGTACGCGTACATGATCACCTCGCTGGATAAAGGCTGCGCGTATGGGTCCCTTGGAGGGACCCTGCCATGCTTACTACGCCTTTTTTGAATTGTCAAGGAAAACGTGTCGGTGGAGTGAGCCGGGGCACCCGGGCACGAGCAGCAGCGGCGGCTCGTCAGTAGCCGAAATATTCTGCAAATCCTCGCACGGGCGCGGATTTGTTCGGCGTACCGTAGCCGAGTTCTTCATTCTCACACGACCGGCGACCCGTGTCGTCCCGCCTCGTTGCGAAGACGCCGCCACTCGGGAGAGCGGCGGCGTCTTGCGTTGCAGCTGGGGTGCGGGGGCCAGGCGGGGTCCGTGTGGCTCAGGCCGAGCCGAATCTCGATCCGGCGTCAGTGGACGAGGCGCTTCGCCTGCTCCACCGCCTCGAAGAGCTGATCGAAGGATTCCGTTACGAACAGCACGTCCTGAAAGCGGTCGATCTCGAAGTGCTGCTCCATCACCGCCTCCAGCGAGAACGGCCGCCGGTCGCAGTTGGGTCCCAGCGCGTTGGCCGCCTCGCCGTGCGACGAGATGAGGCCGCTGCCGTACACCTTTACCTCGCCATCCTCGCGCACCAGCCCGAACTCCACCGTAAACCAGAAGAGCCGCGCCATCTGGCGCACGCCCTCTTCCGACCGGGCGCGCGCCGCCACCTCGCCGAATTCCTGGAGGAAGTTGGCGAAGACCGGGTCTGCGTGCAGCGGGACGTGGCCAAAGACGTCGTGGAAGATGTCGGGCTCCGGAAGGTAGTCCAGCTGGTCGCGGGGACGCACGGACACGGTGGTCGGGAAGCGGCGTTCGGCCAGCTGCTCGAAGAAGCTGCGGGCGGGAATGAAGCCCACCACGGGGACCGCCGCCCACCCGGTGAGCGCCGCCAAACGGCGGTTCACGTCGTCGAGATCGGGGACGGATTCTGCCTGCAGCCCGATCGCGGCCGCGCCCTCCAGGAAGACGCGGCTCCCCGTCCGCTGGAGGTCGCGCATCCGCCGCGCGTACAGCAACTCCCATACGGCGTGGTTCTCCGGGGTGTAGAGGTGCCAGTTCTGTTCCGTGAAGATCGATGGTTCGGCGCTGGCCAGCATGCTCTTCTCCTCTGTGAACGGAAGGCGGTCGCCTGCGTCGGGGGCCGTGGGCGCGGCAACGCAGGAGGCGTCCGGTGGCACATCATTTCAGACTGGATTTTGGAGAGTAACCACGTTCGTGGAGAACGCGCAAGTCCCTCACCTTCATTGTCGCCTGGGACGCGCTTAACGGCAGGATCGGCCGATCAAGGGGCCCGGCCCCCGCTCACGGACAGCGTACTGCCCGCCACCGGGCGGACGCAGCAGGAACGCTGGTTTTCGAGGGGGCGCATTTTCAGACAGGACGGTGCGTTCTCATTCGGCCAGGCCGACGACGAGCGGGACACGGTGATGGACCACGTGATCCGCATCTCGCGCACGCACGACGCGCTGACGCCCCTGCTGGGCAGCGTGCCGCTGCAGCTGCTGGCGTACCCCATCGCCGTGCTTCGCGGCACGAACCCCGATCAGCCGCGGAACCTGGCGAAGCCGGTTACGGTGGAAGGGCGGCATTGGACCGACCCGGGATTGTTGGCCCGAACGAAGGCGCCGCCGCTCAGGAGAGCGGCGGCGCCTCATCGTGCGGGATCCCTTGTCCTGCCAGCTGATTGGTGAGGCGCTGGCCCCGCCGAGCCTCAGCCCCCGCCCGCGGCGGACGCATGGACCGCGCGAGAGATCGCCGCCCCCAGCAGCTCCACGTTCCCCTTCGCCCACATCGTGTTGTGGTCACCCGGAACGCGCACCAGCTGGAACGGACGTCCCCCCGGCAGGTCGTGCCAGCCGCGGCGGGGGTCGCCCGACGCCTGGGCGGCGTCGGTGCTGAAGATGTGGACGGAAGCCGGGAGCGGCCCGGGGACGATCTCCTCATAGCTGCGCTCGAGGAGGTCGAGCCGGAGAGCCACCTGCTCGGCCCGCTCCACGGTGACCGATTCGGGAAGGAGCGCCCGCGCCTTGCACTCGGCGATGAAGCCCGCCATGTCCAGTCCCTCGCCATCCGCCCTGAGCGCCATGAGCGCCTCGGGCGTCGGCCGCATCTCGCCGGTGGCCCAGGACAGCACCCCCAGCACCCTGTGCTGCCGCATCGTCGGTGAGTCCGGCACCGGCATGGGGCCCGGGTAGATGGTGTCCAGCAGCCCCACGAACTCCACCGCCTGTCCCGCTCCGACCAGCCGTTCCGCCGCGGCGTAGGCATAGGCTCCGCCCGCGGACCACCCCGCCACGCGATACGGCCCCTCCGGCTGCACCTCCGTGATCATCCGCACCAGCCGGGTCACCAGGTCGTCCAGGGAGTCGAGCTCGTCCGTGTCGTTGAGCGGCCCCGGCAGGGCGTAGACGGGGATCTCCGGGTCCAGGTGCGGGCGAAGGATCTGCCCGTAGAAGACGAACCCCATTACGTCGTGGATCAGGAACAGGGGGGGCTCGGAGCCGGTCTCCCTGATCGGGATGGCGCGGGCGGTGCCGACCCACTCACCGGTCCGCTCCAGCCGCGCCGCGAGCTGGAAGAGCGTCGGGTACGTGAACACCTCGTCCACCGTCGCGGCGGGGTTCAGCGACTCGCGCACCCGGGCCACCATCCGGGCGGCGAGCAGGGAGTGGCCGCCCAGGTCGAAGAAGTGGTCGCGCCGGCCCACGCTCTCCACCCCCAGCACATCGGCCCAGATCTCGGCCAGCACGGCCTCCGCCATGGTGCGCGGCGGCTCGAGGCCACGGCGCGCGAACGCCGCGCCTTCCGGCGCCGGGAGCGCCCGACGGTCCAGCTTGCCGTTGCTCGTGAGCGGAAGGGCCTCCAGCGGCACGTACGCGTCCGGCACCATGTACGCCGGCAGACGGCCGGCGAGGTGCGCCTTCAGCGCGTCGGCCGGGGCCTCGCCGACCACGTAGGCCACCAGCCGCTTCCTCCCCGGGGTGTCCTCCCGCGCCAGCACCACCCCCTGGCGCACCGCCGGGTGCTCGCGCAGCCGCGCCTCGATCTCGCCCAGCTCGATGCGGAAGCCGCGGATCTTCACCTGGAAGTCGTTGCGTCCCAGGAAGTCGAGAACGCCGTTTTCCTTCCATCGCGCCCGGTCGCCGCTGCGGTACAGCCGTGCGCCGGGGACGGCGGAGAACGGATCGGGGACGAAGCGCTCGGCGGTGAGCGCGGGGCGGCCCAGGTAGCCGCGCGCGACACCGGCCCCGCCGATCAGCAGCTCGCCCGCGACGCCCGGCGGCTGCGGCTCGCCCAGCGCATCGCAGACGTACAGCCGCACGTTCCCCAGCGGCCGGCCGATCGGGTGCCCGGCGACCGCACCGTCCGCCGGCACTTCGTGCGCCGAGGCCAGGATCGCCGCCTCCGTGGGGCCGTAGAGAACGGAGGTCCGCGCGGCCGGGAAGGTGGCGGTCATCTCCGCCAGCAGGTCGGCGGGAACCTGGTCGCCGCCCACGAAGGTGGCGCGGAGGCGGGCCAGGCGCGGCGCC
Encoded here:
- a CDS encoding phenylalanine 4-monooxygenase, whose amino-acid sequence is MLASAEPSIFTEQNWHLYTPENHAVWELLYARRMRDLQRTGSRVFLEGAAAIGLQAESVPDLDDVNRRLAALTGWAAVPVVGFIPARSFFEQLAERRFPTTVSVRPRDQLDYLPEPDIFHDVFGHVPLHADPVFANFLQEFGEVAARARSEEGVRQMARLFWFTVEFGLVREDGEVKVYGSGLISSHGEAANALGPNCDRRPFSLEAVMEQHFEIDRFQDVLFVTESFDQLFEAVEQAKRLVH